tcggctctacccaggtaggcagcctgttgtgcaaatgaccccgtgtttgtaaagcgcttagagcttggtctccgaccgaggataggcgctatataagaatccgtatcaatcaatcaatcaatcagtcagtcagtcagtcagccaaccaaccaaccaaccaaccaatcaatcaatcaattaaccaaccaaccaaccagccaaccaaccaatcaatcaatcaaccaatcaatcaattaatcaatcaaccaaccagtcaatcaatcaatcaatcaatcaatctcttctTCATGCTTCCTGACCGGGCCGGGTAGAAGTATTGGTGAGGAACATGACTTTCATGATGATTGTCATGATTAGGGATGTgcttatgatgatggtgatgatgttggtgataatgatggtgaagatgatgatgaatgtgataatgatgctggtgctggtgatgctgatgatgatgatggtggtgatggtgatgattatggtgatagggatgttgatgatcatgatgatgatggtgatgatcatgatgatggtgatgatggcgatgatgattctgacgatgatgacggtgatgacgataatgatgctggtgctggtgatgatgatgattatgtcgatgatagtgatgatagttatgatgatggtgatgattatgatgataatgatgttgatgatggtgatgatgatgattatgatgatagtgatgttgacgatgatgaagaagatgggggtgatgatgatgatgataaatgtgataatgataatgatgataatgatgctggtgatggtgatgatgattatgattatggtggtgatcatgatgatgattataatgatgatggaaatgctggtgatgatgtcagtgatgatgctggttatggtgatggtgatgattatgatgacgatgacgatgatggtgacgacgatgatggtgatgatgatgatgataatgatgatgctcaTCACAATGACGATTACGACAGAAACCGTCGGTAAGTTGTTCAGCTTTCTTGTCCTTCAAAAAGCAGCCATGAGAGGGTCTGATATGTTTTCCAgttttgcagaagaagaagaagaagaaacaacccaACACATCAGAATGGCTCGCATCTCCACGATGGTTCTCCTGGTGGTCCTGGTGGCCGTGCTGGGCATGTCTCAGGCCAACTGGTATGGGAAGAGACGTGAGTGAAGGAttaggtctgtctctctctgtctctatctctctgtctccctctctctctgtgtaagtgtgcgtgtgcaagagagagagagagagagagagagagagagagaaagagagagagagagagagagtgtgtatgtgtgtgttctgtttttattattattattttttttaatatgtcgattattaataccatgcttgtgcctctctctctctcactctgtgtgtgtgtgtgtgtgtgtgtgtgtgtgtgtgtgtgtgtgtgtgtgtgtgtgttgtgtgtgtgtgtgtgtgtgtgtgtgtgtgtgtgtgtgtgtatgtgtgcgtgtgtgtgtgtgatattttttttttaccatgcttatgccgtTATGTAGTAtcgtattcgcattctatgactttaagtagcattgtgtagtgcatgcaatgacacatataatgtagttttgtgtagtggaGACCCTGTttgagggcggggactggatgaaaaaaagcgctagtgtttatctattatcctcgataatttgtcttgtcttgtcttgtctctctctctctctctctctctctctctctctctctctctctcaatatatatacatatattgcccCCAAAGTATACTAACCATCCAGATGGACTTTAGAATTGATGCTATTGATGTCATCTTCAAACGCTGGTACTGTCCGAAGTAtgtgtctttatctgtataaagcgTTTAATTTAAGTAAGAGAAATAGCGCTAGCGTGGTATtttatggaaagaaaaaaaatgatgtttgTACTCACCCCTTCACTAAAGGGCTAAGgcctttgctgaataaaccatttgaattctcgtattctctctctctctctctctctctctctctctctctctctccctcttccccactctctctctccccctctctcccccctccccccctctccccctctctaccccctctctcagtctctctctctccctctctctctgccttccccctctctcttcccctctctccccttacccccctctctctccccctctctcccttcacccccctctctcccccccctctctctccccctctctctccccctctctaccccctctctcagtctctctctctccctctctctctccccttaccccccctctctccccctctctcccttcaccccctcctccctctctccctctctctccccctctctccctctctcttccgctctctcccttcacccccctctctccttccctctctctctccccctctctcccttcacccccctctctccctctccccccccccaactctctctctcctcgctgtatctctgtatgtttgtgttttactCTACCTCACAGTGTTAGTTTCACCatctcccttggtgtgtgtgtgtgtggaggggtgagggggtggagtgtgtgtgtgtggggggggggagggggcagggcgtgtgcgtgcttgtgtgtgtgtgtgtgtgtgtgtttgtgtgcaagttttttttttttttttttttttttagaaaagcttctctctctcttttttttaatgaaaaattttctcccccccccccctccatccctttctcacAGACGACAGAGCTGACTTCCTGAACTTTCTGGTGAAGCGTGACAACCCGTCACGTGACATGGATCCTGAAGTGGCATTGGCTGCCGTGGATCAGGTTCTGCAACTCTACCGCCAGCGCAAGACGAACTCCTTGTCATAATGGCTGCAACAGATGGCTTCACAAATTTTGTGACAGGTATGTTtgaatgatgtgttgtgtgtgtgtgtgtgtgtgtgtgtgtgtgtgtgtgtgtgtgtgtgtgtgtgtgtgtgtgtgtgtgtgtgtgtgtgtgtgtgtgtgtgtgtgtgtgcgtgcgtgcgtgcgtgtgtgtgtgtgtgtcaaagattatttatccatttatttgtttgttaattcaTTTCTACACGCACAGTTCCTcccaataataaacaaacaaacagacagacagacagacagacagacagacagacagacagacagacaaagcaactCACATGATGAATAAAACATGAGAAGGGTTCATCCGAGACATATAAACACTGATGACTCGTGATGCAATATCCACGTTTGTTTATTGAATTTTTGTCTCCATTGTCTTGACATGTGCTTTAATATTATAAGaacatagtcttcttcttcttcgttcatgggctgcaactcccacgttcactcgtatgtacacgagtgggcttttccgtgtatgaccgtttttacccccgcctaaAAGCCACACatgctccgtttttgggggtgtgcatgctgggtatgtatttgtttccataacccaccgaacgctgacatggattacaggatctttaacgtgcgtatttgatcttctgtttgccgtatacacacgaagggggttcaggcacaagcaggattgcacatttgttgacctgggagaacggaaaaatctccaccctttaccgagattcaaacccgggaccccgtcagattgaaagtccaacgctttaaccaatcggctattgcgcccgtcagtacatAGTATGACATCGTATTACGAGTCGGCTTGTAAGCTTAAATAATACAAACAGTGTGTTTCCTtgtgtacaaaaaaacaacaacaaaaaacaaaaaaaaaaacaaaaaaacaaaccaaaaaacaacaaaaaaacaacaacaaaaaacccagcaacaaacacacacaataaccacaACGTTTTCAAACATTCTTTTATTCAAACAAAGACTTACTGATGCAAAATGTATTTCGTGCATTGGGAAGCTACGACATTGTCAGTGCAGCTCTGAAAAAAATTAATCATTCCACGTTAACCAACTGAACTGATGCTGTTCCTCGGGggctgggggtgcgggggggggggggggggccacggGGGGCAGAGTCATCTTTCTTTATAAtgttcacccccacacacagcaaagCAACCTGTCA
Above is a window of Babylonia areolata isolate BAREFJ2019XMU chromosome 28, ASM4173473v1, whole genome shotgun sequence DNA encoding:
- the LOC143301717 gene encoding uncharacterized protein LOC143301717 — its product is MARISTMVLLVVLVAVLGMSQANWYGKRHDRADFLNFLVKRDNPSRDMDPEVALAAVDQVLQLYRQRKTNSLS